A portion of the Rhodococcus pseudokoreensis genome contains these proteins:
- a CDS encoding COX15/CtaA family protein, protein MLYRGFLSLVDRLPLPSLTVQRVIAFAVILTQGGIAVTGAVVRVTASGLGCPTWPQCFPGSFVPVGHGEVAVVHQAVEFGNRLLTFVVVVSAALIVLAVTRARRRKEVLVYAWMMPLGTVVQAVIGGVTVLTGLLWWTVAVHLLASMAMVWLATVMYAKICEPDDAPAIDVIPAPLRWLTALSAVALAGVLAAGTLVTGAGPHAGDKSLDRVVPRLEVEIVTLVHLHAQLLVGYLALLVGLCFGLYAVGATRAVKVRVQVLLALVVAQALIGLVQFFTDVPAALVAFHVAGAGLCTAATAAVWAAGRTREYVTQPDTASV, encoded by the coding sequence GTGCTGTATCGCGGGTTTCTGAGCCTGGTAGACCGTCTCCCCCTTCCATCGCTGACCGTGCAGCGTGTCATCGCGTTCGCGGTGATCCTCACGCAAGGCGGCATCGCCGTCACCGGGGCCGTCGTCCGGGTGACGGCGTCCGGCCTCGGCTGCCCCACCTGGCCGCAGTGCTTCCCCGGCAGCTTCGTGCCGGTCGGGCACGGCGAGGTCGCCGTCGTCCATCAGGCGGTCGAGTTCGGCAACCGGCTGCTGACGTTCGTCGTCGTCGTCTCCGCGGCCCTGATCGTCCTCGCGGTCACCCGCGCACGCCGCCGCAAAGAGGTCCTCGTCTACGCGTGGATGATGCCGCTCGGCACTGTCGTACAGGCCGTCATCGGCGGTGTCACGGTGCTCACCGGACTGCTGTGGTGGACGGTCGCGGTGCACCTGCTCGCGTCGATGGCGATGGTGTGGCTGGCGACCGTGATGTACGCGAAGATCTGCGAACCCGACGACGCCCCGGCGATCGACGTGATCCCGGCACCGCTGCGCTGGCTCACCGCGCTGTCGGCTGTCGCGCTGGCCGGCGTCCTCGCCGCCGGAACGCTGGTCACGGGTGCGGGACCGCACGCGGGAGACAAGAGTCTCGACCGCGTCGTTCCCCGCCTCGAGGTGGAGATCGTCACGCTCGTGCACCTGCATGCACAACTGCTGGTGGGTTACCTGGCGTTGCTGGTCGGCCTGTGCTTCGGCCTGTACGCCGTCGGCGCCACGCGCGCGGTGAAGGTCCGGGTGCAGGTTCTGCTCGCACTGGTGGTGGCGCAGGCGCTGATCGGGCTGGTCCAGTTCTTCACGGACGTTCCCGCCGCGTTGGTGGCGTTCCACGTCGCGGGGGCCGGGCTGTGCACCGCGGCCACCGCGGCGGTGTGGGCCGCGGGGCGCACCCGCGAGTACGTCACGCAGCCCGACACCGCGAGCGTCTAG
- a CDS encoding quinone oxidoreductase family protein: MRAIQVSRLGGPDVLEPVEVPEPGIGATDLLVRTDAIGINFIDTYFRTGLYPRPLPYVPGDEGSGVVEAVGGDVADFAPGDRVAWCAAPGSYAEKVAVPAAAAIAVPDSVPAPQAASALLQGMTAHYLAHSTYPIRSGDTVLVHAGAGGVGLILTQMATTLGARVITTVSSDAKEQLSRDAGAHEVLRYDDDIAARVRELTDGEGVAAAYDGVGASTFEASLASVRIRGTVALFGAASGPVPPFDPQRLNPAGSLFLTRPTLAHHIRNREELTWRAGDVFSALADGALTVRVGAEYPLERAEEAHRDLEARATTGSIVLVP; encoded by the coding sequence ATGCGCGCAATACAGGTTTCCCGTCTCGGTGGTCCCGACGTCCTCGAACCGGTAGAGGTTCCCGAACCCGGGATCGGAGCGACGGATCTGCTCGTTCGCACCGACGCGATCGGCATCAACTTCATCGACACGTACTTCCGGACGGGGCTGTACCCGCGGCCACTGCCCTACGTTCCCGGCGACGAGGGCTCCGGTGTCGTGGAAGCCGTCGGCGGCGACGTGGCTGATTTCGCACCCGGCGACCGGGTGGCCTGGTGCGCCGCTCCCGGCAGTTACGCGGAGAAGGTGGCCGTGCCCGCGGCGGCCGCGATCGCCGTCCCCGACTCCGTGCCCGCCCCGCAGGCCGCCTCCGCGCTGCTGCAGGGCATGACCGCCCACTACCTGGCCCACTCCACGTACCCGATCCGGTCCGGCGACACCGTGCTCGTCCACGCCGGTGCGGGCGGAGTCGGGTTGATCCTCACGCAGATGGCGACGACGCTGGGCGCCCGGGTGATCACCACCGTGTCCTCCGACGCGAAGGAGCAGTTGTCCCGGGACGCCGGGGCACACGAGGTGCTGCGCTACGACGACGACATCGCGGCCCGGGTGCGGGAACTCACCGACGGCGAGGGCGTCGCAGCAGCGTACGACGGTGTCGGCGCGTCCACGTTCGAGGCCAGTCTCGCGTCGGTGCGGATCCGGGGAACGGTCGCCCTGTTCGGTGCGGCGAGCGGGCCGGTGCCGCCGTTCGATCCGCAGCGGCTGAACCCGGCGGGTTCACTGTTCCTCACCCGGCCCACGCTCGCGCACCACATCCGTAACCGGGAGGAATTGACGTGGCGGGCCGGGGACGTGTTCTCCGCCCTCGCCGACGGTGCACTGACGGTCCGGGTGGGAGCGGAGTACCCGCTCGAGCGGGCGGAGGAGGCGCATCGCGACCTCGAGGCGCGGGCGACGACGGGATCGATCGTGCTGGTGCCCTGA
- a CDS encoding heme o synthase: MRTGHQPSGHGFGSPSPAPRATGTDTVLGRATGKVLAYIALTKPRVIELLLVATIPAMLLADRGNVDILLILSTLFGGWMGAASANSLNCVVDADIDKVMKRTARRPLARDAVPTSHAFVFGMTLGVASFLWLWWRANLLAGCLVVLTIAFYVLVYTMVLKRRTWQNVVWGGAAGCMPVMVGWSAVTGSLSWQPIVLFLVIFFWTPPHTWALAMRYKEDYKAAGVPMLPVIATEEHVTKQILLYSWAMVVTSLALVPAAGVVYAAVTLVAGAWFLLMAHQLYRSVRGGAAVKPLRLFLQSNNYLAIVFVGLAVDSVLGLQTIGSLLS; this comes from the coding sequence GTGCGGACAGGGCATCAGCCGAGCGGACACGGCTTCGGCAGCCCCAGCCCCGCCCCCCGCGCGACCGGCACCGACACGGTGCTCGGCCGCGCCACGGGCAAGGTCCTGGCCTACATCGCGTTGACCAAGCCGCGGGTGATCGAACTGCTGCTGGTCGCGACCATCCCGGCGATGCTGCTGGCCGACCGTGGCAACGTCGACATCCTGCTGATCCTCAGCACGCTGTTCGGCGGCTGGATGGGTGCGGCGAGCGCGAACTCCCTCAACTGCGTCGTCGACGCCGACATCGACAAGGTCATGAAGCGCACCGCGCGCAGGCCGCTGGCCCGCGACGCGGTGCCGACGTCGCACGCGTTCGTGTTCGGCATGACCCTCGGGGTCGCGTCGTTCCTGTGGTTGTGGTGGCGGGCCAACCTGCTCGCCGGCTGCCTGGTCGTCCTGACCATCGCGTTCTACGTGCTCGTGTACACGATGGTGCTCAAGCGCCGGACCTGGCAGAACGTCGTCTGGGGCGGCGCCGCGGGCTGCATGCCCGTCATGGTCGGCTGGTCGGCGGTCACCGGATCGCTGAGCTGGCAGCCCATCGTGCTGTTCCTGGTCATCTTCTTCTGGACGCCGCCGCACACCTGGGCGCTCGCGATGCGCTACAAGGAGGACTACAAGGCGGCCGGTGTCCCGATGCTGCCGGTGATCGCCACCGAGGAGCACGTCACCAAACAAATCCTGCTGTACAGCTGGGCCATGGTCGTCACGTCGCTCGCGCTGGTCCCCGCCGCGGGCGTCGTCTACGCCGCCGTCACCCTCGTCGCAGGCGCCTGGTTCCTGCTCATGGCCCATCAGCTGTACCGGAGCGTCCGCGGCGGAGCGGCCGTGAAACCGCTCCGCCTGTTCCTGCAGTCCAACAATTACCTGGCCATCGTCTTCGTCGGGCTCGCCGTCGACTCGGTGCTGGGACTGCAGACCATCGGCAGCCTGCTGAGCTGA
- the tkt gene encoding transketolase, with protein MSITDDIHVLTQPVHPADWTELDTKAVDTIRVLAADAVQKVGNGHPGTAMSLAPLAYTLFQRVMRHDPTDADWIGRDRFVLSCGHSSLTLYIQLYLAGYGLELEDLEALRTWGSKTPGHPEHGHTRGVEITTGPLGQGLASAVGMAMAARRERGLFDPEPALGESPFDHHIYVIASDGDIEEGVTSEASSIAGVQQLGNLTLIYDDNKISIEDDTAIALSEDTAARYEAYGWHVQIVEGGENVVAIEEALNKAREVTDKPSLILLRTIIGFPAPTKMNTGAAHGAALGADEVAAVKKALGFDPDKTFEVADDVIAHTRKVVERGAQAHKEWQAQYDEWTQRAPEGKKLLDRLIGRDLPAGWADVLPTWEPDAKGLATRKASAAVLNAVGPVLPELWGGSADLAESNNTTIKGADSFGPKSISTSMWNAEPYGRTLHFGVREHAMGSILNGIALHGPTRPYGGTFLVFSDYMRPAVRLAAIMKTAVTYVWTHDSIGLGEDGPTHQPIEHLAALRAIPGLYVVRPGDANETAHAWRAVLEKGADEATRAPAGLALTRQDLPVLEGTSYEGVSRGGYVLADASTGAPEVVLIGTGSELQLAVAAREALEADGIPTRVVSMPCVEWFDAQDQAYRDGVLPPTVKARVAVEAGISMPWYRFVGDAGEIISIEHFGASADHKTLFREFGFTAEAVTAAAQRSLARVKG; from the coding sequence GTGTCGATCACAGACGACATCCACGTCCTCACGCAACCGGTTCATCCCGCCGACTGGACCGAACTGGACACCAAGGCCGTCGACACCATCCGGGTGCTCGCCGCCGATGCAGTGCAGAAGGTGGGCAACGGCCACCCCGGCACGGCCATGAGCCTCGCCCCCCTCGCCTACACCCTCTTCCAGCGCGTCATGCGTCACGATCCCACGGACGCCGACTGGATCGGCCGCGACCGGTTCGTGCTGTCCTGTGGACACTCCAGCCTCACCCTCTACATCCAGCTGTACCTCGCCGGCTACGGGCTCGAACTGGAAGACCTGGAAGCGCTGCGCACCTGGGGCTCGAAGACCCCCGGCCACCCCGAGCACGGCCACACCCGCGGCGTCGAGATCACCACCGGTCCGCTGGGTCAGGGTCTGGCCTCCGCCGTCGGCATGGCCATGGCCGCCCGCCGTGAGCGCGGCCTGTTCGACCCCGAGCCCGCGCTCGGCGAGAGCCCGTTCGATCACCACATCTACGTGATCGCCTCCGACGGCGACATCGAGGAGGGCGTCACCTCCGAGGCGTCGTCGATCGCCGGTGTGCAGCAGCTCGGCAACCTGACGCTGATCTACGACGACAACAAGATCTCCATCGAGGACGACACCGCCATCGCGCTGTCCGAGGACACCGCCGCCCGCTACGAGGCGTACGGCTGGCACGTGCAGATCGTCGAGGGCGGCGAGAACGTCGTCGCCATCGAAGAGGCCCTGAACAAGGCCCGCGAGGTCACCGACAAGCCGTCGCTGATCCTGCTCCGCACGATCATCGGCTTCCCCGCCCCGACCAAGATGAACACGGGCGCGGCGCACGGCGCCGCCCTCGGTGCCGACGAGGTCGCGGCCGTGAAGAAGGCGCTCGGTTTCGATCCGGACAAGACGTTCGAGGTCGCCGACGACGTCATCGCGCACACCCGCAAGGTCGTCGAGCGCGGCGCGCAGGCGCACAAGGAATGGCAGGCCCAGTACGACGAGTGGACGCAGCGCGCCCCCGAGGGCAAGAAGCTGCTCGACCGCCTGATCGGGCGCGACCTGCCCGCCGGCTGGGCCGACGTCCTCCCGACGTGGGAGCCCGACGCGAAGGGTCTCGCCACCCGTAAGGCGTCCGCCGCCGTGCTGAACGCCGTCGGACCGGTGCTGCCCGAGCTGTGGGGTGGCTCCGCCGACCTCGCGGAGAGCAACAACACCACCATCAAGGGCGCCGACTCGTTCGGTCCCAAGTCCATTTCCACCAGCATGTGGAACGCGGAACCGTACGGTCGCACCCTGCACTTCGGTGTCCGCGAGCACGCGATGGGCTCGATCCTCAACGGCATCGCCCTGCACGGGCCGACCCGCCCCTACGGCGGCACGTTCCTCGTCTTCAGCGACTACATGCGTCCCGCCGTGCGGCTGGCCGCGATCATGAAGACCGCGGTCACCTACGTGTGGACGCACGACTCCATCGGACTCGGCGAGGACGGTCCCACCCACCAGCCGATCGAGCACCTCGCGGCACTGCGCGCCATCCCCGGCCTGTACGTCGTGCGGCCCGGCGACGCCAACGAGACCGCGCACGCGTGGCGCGCCGTCCTCGAAAAGGGCGCCGACGAGGCCACCCGCGCTCCCGCCGGTCTCGCCCTGACCCGCCAGGACCTGCCGGTCCTCGAGGGCACCAGCTACGAGGGTGTCTCCCGCGGCGGGTACGTCCTCGCCGACGCGTCCACGGGGGCACCGGAGGTCGTGCTGATCGGCACCGGCTCCGAGCTGCAGCTGGCGGTCGCCGCCCGCGAGGCCCTCGAGGCCGACGGCATCCCCACCCGGGTCGTGTCCATGCCCTGCGTCGAGTGGTTCGACGCCCAGGACCAGGCCTACCGCGACGGTGTGCTCCCCCCGACGGTCAAGGCGCGGGTCGCCGTCGAGGCCGGCATCTCCATGCCGTGGTACCGCTTCGTCGGTGACGCAGGGGAGATCATCTCCATCGAGCATTTCGGCGCCTCCGCCGACCACAAGACCCTGTTCCGCGAGTTCGGCTTCACCGCCGAAGCCGTCACCGCCGCCGCACAGCGCTCGCTCGCACGCGTGAAGGGATAG
- the tal gene encoding transaldolase, translated as MTQNPNLQKLSEAGVSVWLDDLSRDRIESGNLAELIASKSIVGVTTNPSIFQAALSKGHVYDAQVRELAERGADVEATIRTVTTDDVRAACDVLAPQFEASHGVDGRVSIEVDPRLAHDADKTVAQAVELWKIVDRPNLFIKIPATEAGIPAIAKVLGEGISVNVTLIFSVERYELVMGAYLDGLEAAKAAGHDLSRIHSVASFFVSRVDTEIDKRLDKIGTPDALALRGKAGLANARLAYAAYQQVFEVQPRFQGLLETGARPQRALWASTGVKNPAYPDTLYVADLVAPNTVNTMPEKTLDAFADHGEVSGDTVSGTAVASQEIFDQLTAVGIDLPDVFKVLEDEGVDKFEVSWNELLEATAEQLRAAGQKS; from the coding sequence ATGACTCAGAACCCCAACCTCCAGAAGCTCTCCGAAGCCGGCGTCTCGGTGTGGCTCGACGACCTCTCCCGTGACCGCATCGAGTCCGGCAACCTCGCCGAACTCATCGCGAGCAAGAGCATCGTCGGTGTCACCACCAACCCGTCGATCTTCCAGGCCGCACTCAGCAAGGGCCACGTCTACGACGCGCAGGTCCGGGAACTCGCCGAGCGCGGCGCCGACGTCGAGGCCACCATCCGCACGGTGACCACCGACGACGTCCGCGCCGCCTGCGACGTCCTCGCCCCGCAGTTCGAGGCGAGCCACGGCGTCGACGGCCGGGTGTCCATCGAGGTCGACCCGCGCCTCGCCCACGACGCCGACAAGACCGTCGCGCAGGCCGTCGAACTGTGGAAGATCGTCGACCGTCCGAACCTGTTCATCAAGATCCCGGCCACCGAGGCCGGCATCCCGGCCATCGCCAAGGTGCTCGGTGAGGGCATCAGCGTCAACGTCACGCTGATCTTCTCGGTGGAACGCTACGAACTCGTCATGGGCGCTTACCTCGACGGCCTCGAGGCCGCGAAGGCCGCCGGCCACGACCTGTCGCGGATCCACTCGGTCGCCTCGTTCTTCGTCTCCCGCGTCGACACCGAAATCGACAAGCGGCTCGACAAGATCGGCACCCCCGACGCTCTCGCACTGCGCGGCAAGGCCGGCCTCGCCAACGCCCGCCTCGCCTACGCTGCCTACCAGCAGGTCTTCGAGGTGCAGCCGCGGTTCCAGGGCCTGCTCGAAACCGGTGCCCGCCCGCAGCGCGCACTGTGGGCGTCGACGGGAGTCAAGAACCCCGCCTACCCGGACACCCTGTACGTCGCCGATCTGGTCGCCCCGAACACCGTGAACACGATGCCGGAGAAGACCCTCGACGCGTTCGCCGACCACGGCGAGGTCTCCGGCGACACCGTCTCCGGCACCGCGGTCGCGTCGCAGGAGATCTTCGACCAGCTCACCGCCGTCGGCATCGACCTTCCCGACGTGTTCAAGGTGCTCGAGGACGAGGGCGTCGACAAGTTCGAGGTGTCCTGGAACGAACTCCTGGAGGCCACCGCGGAGCAGCTGCGCGCAGCAGGGCAGAAGAGCTGA
- the zwf gene encoding glucose-6-phosphate dehydrogenase — MSDPAASDDWVNPLRDSRDKRLPRIAGPCALVIFGVTGDLARRKLMPAIYDLANRGLLPPGFALVGFARRDWSDEDFGKIVHDAVRDHSRTPFREDVWERLSEGLRFVKGSFDDPASFQELANTLATLERERGTGGNHGFYLAIPPDAFPVVLKQLSEAGLARSTDSQWRRVVIEKPFGHDLASARELNAVVNEVFPEDTVFRIDHYLGKETVQNILALRFANQLFDPIWNAHYVDHVQITMAEDIGLGGRAGYYDGIGAARDVIQNHLLQLLAFTAMEEPISFEPSELQAEKIKVLSATKLAQPLDETTARGQYAGGWQGGTRVVGLLEEDGFSQDSTTETFAAITLEVDTRRWAGVPFYLRTGKRLGRRVTEIAVIFKRAPHLPFDQTMTEELGQNALVIRVQPDEGVTMRFGSKVPGSSMEVRDVSMDFSYGQAFTESSPEAYERLILDMLLGEPSLFPVNAEVELSWEILDPALAAWAAEGKPEPYEAGTWGPPSADEMMQRTGREWRRP; from the coding sequence GTGAGCGATCCCGCAGCGTCAGACGATTGGGTCAATCCACTTCGCGACAGTAGGGACAAGCGCCTACCACGCATCGCCGGGCCGTGTGCGCTGGTGATCTTCGGTGTCACCGGCGACCTGGCCCGGCGCAAGTTGATGCCCGCCATCTACGATCTGGCCAATCGTGGTCTTCTGCCGCCCGGGTTCGCTCTCGTCGGGTTCGCCCGCAGGGATTGGTCGGACGAGGATTTCGGCAAGATCGTGCACGATGCCGTGCGCGATCATTCCCGCACCCCGTTCCGGGAGGACGTGTGGGAGCGGCTGTCGGAGGGCCTGCGGTTCGTCAAGGGCAGCTTCGACGACCCGGCGTCCTTCCAGGAACTGGCGAACACCCTCGCCACGCTCGAACGCGAACGCGGGACCGGCGGCAATCACGGGTTCTATCTCGCGATTCCGCCGGACGCGTTCCCGGTGGTCCTCAAGCAGCTGTCCGAGGCCGGCCTCGCCCGGTCGACCGACAGCCAGTGGCGCCGGGTGGTCATCGAGAAGCCGTTCGGTCACGACCTTGCGAGCGCACGTGAGCTCAACGCGGTCGTGAACGAGGTCTTCCCCGAGGACACCGTCTTCCGGATCGACCACTACCTCGGCAAGGAAACCGTTCAGAACATCCTGGCGCTGCGGTTCGCCAACCAATTGTTCGATCCGATCTGGAACGCCCACTACGTGGATCACGTGCAGATCACCATGGCCGAGGACATCGGTCTCGGTGGGCGGGCCGGGTACTACGACGGCATCGGGGCGGCGCGGGACGTCATCCAGAATCACCTGCTGCAACTCCTCGCGTTCACGGCGATGGAGGAGCCGATCAGCTTCGAACCGTCGGAGTTGCAGGCGGAGAAGATCAAGGTGCTCTCCGCCACCAAACTCGCGCAGCCGCTCGACGAGACCACCGCGCGCGGGCAGTACGCGGGCGGCTGGCAGGGCGGCACCCGGGTGGTCGGCCTGCTGGAGGAGGACGGGTTCTCGCAGGACTCCACCACGGAGACGTTCGCGGCCATCACCCTCGAGGTCGACACCCGCCGCTGGGCGGGTGTGCCGTTCTATCTCCGCACCGGGAAGCGGCTCGGCCGCCGGGTCACCGAGATCGCCGTGATCTTCAAGCGCGCGCCGCACCTGCCGTTCGATCAGACGATGACCGAGGAACTCGGTCAGAACGCGCTCGTCATCCGGGTGCAGCCGGACGAGGGTGTGACGATGCGCTTCGGGTCCAAGGTCCCGGGATCGAGCATGGAGGTCCGCGACGTCAGCATGGACTTCAGCTACGGCCAGGCGTTCACCGAGTCGTCCCCCGAGGCGTACGAACGCCTCATCCTCGACATGCTGCTGGGTGAACCCTCCCTGTTCCCCGTCAACGCCGAGGTCGAATTGTCGTGGGAGATCCTCGATCCGGCGCTCGCCGCCTGGGCCGCGGAGGGCAAACCGGAACCGTACGAGGCAGGCACGTGGGGTCCCCCGTCCGCGGACGAAATGATGCAGCGCACCGGTCGCGAATGGAGAAGGCCGTAG
- the opcA gene encoding glucose-6-phosphate dehydrogenase assembly protein OpcA: MIIDIPSTTTGQVNKKLVEVRKTGGAVTLGRVLTLVVCTRDSENSEDIIDAANEASREHPCRVIVVARGSRDAEPRLDAQIRVGGDAGASEVVVLRLFGELADHESSVVVPFLLPDTPVVVWWPESAPAVPAKDPVGKLAIRRITDATDRPDPAAEIKGRLASYTSGDTDLAWSRITMWRGLITSAVDQPPHSRIESAVVSGLVDEPAVDMIAGWLAGRLDAPVSRRVGPLFVTLAFADGGTLTISRPQTGTTATLSRTGKPDALVALGRRETRDCLAEELRRLDPDEAYEAALAGLTKVTYE; this comes from the coding sequence ATGATCATCGACATCCCCTCGACCACCACCGGCCAGGTCAACAAGAAGCTGGTGGAGGTCCGGAAGACCGGCGGGGCGGTGACGCTGGGACGGGTTCTCACCCTGGTGGTGTGCACCCGGGACAGCGAGAATTCCGAGGACATAATCGACGCCGCCAACGAGGCGAGCCGGGAACATCCCTGTCGTGTCATCGTCGTCGCCCGCGGTTCCCGCGACGCCGAACCGCGGCTGGACGCCCAGATCAGGGTCGGGGGTGACGCCGGCGCCTCGGAGGTGGTGGTGCTCCGCCTGTTCGGCGAACTCGCCGACCACGAGAGCAGCGTGGTGGTGCCGTTCCTCCTCCCCGACACCCCGGTCGTCGTGTGGTGGCCGGAGTCCGCTCCCGCCGTCCCCGCGAAGGACCCGGTCGGGAAGCTCGCGATCCGGCGCATCACCGACGCCACGGACCGTCCGGATCCCGCCGCCGAGATCAAGGGCCGCCTCGCCTCCTACACGTCCGGTGACACGGATCTGGCGTGGAGCCGCATCACGATGTGGCGGGGGCTCATCACCTCGGCCGTCGATCAGCCACCGCATTCGCGCATCGAATCGGCGGTGGTGTCGGGTCTCGTGGACGAGCCCGCCGTCGACATGATCGCCGGATGGCTGGCGGGCCGTCTCGATGCGCCCGTCAGCCGCAGGGTCGGACCGTTGTTCGTGACACTCGCGTTCGCGGACGGTGGCACGCTGACCATCAGCCGCCCGCAGACCGGCACCACCGCGACGTTGTCGCGGACCGGGAAACCGGATGCGCTGGTGGCGCTGGGCAGGCGGGAGACCCGCGACTGCCTGGCCGAAGAACTACGCAGACTGGACCCCGACGAGGCCTACGAGGCCGCACTCGCCGGGCTGACGAAGGTGACGTATGAGTGA
- the pgl gene encoding 6-phosphogluconolactonase, translating to MSDIHVEVHPDTATLVTKAAERFVATVVAAQKERGSASVVLTGGGTGIGLLEKVRENPGDIDWRAIDIFWGDERFLPAGDPERNDVQARAALLDHVDVDPDRVHTMPVADGIYENDPEAAAVAYAQVLGAHADGRQVPVFDVHLLGMGGEGHVNSLFPDTDAVREEHRFVVAVTDSPKPPPVRVTLTLPAVRHADEVWLVVSGDAKAEAVAAAIAGAPPVEIPASGARGLSATRWLLDTSAASLLPN from the coding sequence ATGAGTGACATCCACGTAGAAGTGCACCCCGACACCGCCACGCTGGTGACGAAGGCCGCGGAGCGGTTCGTCGCCACCGTCGTCGCCGCCCAGAAGGAGCGCGGTTCGGCGTCGGTGGTCCTCACCGGCGGCGGCACCGGGATCGGGCTGCTCGAGAAGGTCCGGGAAAACCCGGGCGACATCGACTGGCGCGCGATCGACATCTTCTGGGGCGACGAGCGTTTCCTGCCGGCCGGCGATCCGGAACGCAACGACGTGCAGGCGCGGGCCGCACTGCTCGACCACGTCGACGTCGATCCCGACCGCGTGCACACCATGCCCGTCGCGGACGGGATCTACGAGAACGACCCGGAGGCGGCCGCCGTCGCGTACGCGCAGGTACTCGGGGCCCACGCCGACGGCAGGCAGGTCCCGGTCTTCGACGTCCACCTGCTCGGCATGGGCGGTGAGGGGCACGTCAATTCGCTGTTCCCCGACACCGACGCGGTCCGCGAGGAGCACCGGTTCGTCGTCGCGGTGACGGACTCCCCCAAGCCGCCGCCGGTGCGGGTCACGCTGACCCTGCCCGCCGTCCGGCACGCCGACGAGGTGTGGCTCGTCGTGTCCGGTGACGCCAAGGCCGAGGCCGTGGCCGCAGCGATCGCAGGCGCACCGCCCGTCGAGATCCCGGCGTCCGGGGCCCGCGGACTCTCGGCCACCCGGTGGCTGCTCGACACGTCGGCCGCGTCTCTGCTGCCGAACTGA